The Musa acuminata AAA Group cultivar baxijiao chromosome BXJ2-2, Cavendish_Baxijiao_AAA, whole genome shotgun sequence genome contains the following window.
TCTACCGCACCCTCATGCTGCTTCTGCATTCTCCACCCGACCTTCTCGGCGAAggccatcatcctctccttctgtTCGGCCGTGAACTTTGTCCTGAACCTCTTCTTAGACACCGTGAACCGCTGCTGCGGCACGGTGCCTAGCATAAGCTCCTCGGTCGACGACTCCGTCGCCGCGCCCACGCTTGCACCGGTATGAAGCAGAATGCCGGCGGAGCCGAAAAGCTTCAGGTTGTGATCGTGGCCGGTCGAAGGTAGAGAGAGGTGGTGTGGAGGAAGCAGGAGAGGCACTCTACCGTGGGTGCCGTTCTGAAGGTCGCGGAGGGGAGAATTCATGTCGGTGTCTCTGCGGTGGAAGCTTCGGTGGCAACCACAGGCGGCGCACTTGAGTGCGTCGTCGCTGCGTGGCATGAACTCGCAGCAGCCATCGAGGATGTGCCCGCCTAGGCTGGCAGCATGGTTCCGGAGACACTCCCGGTACCGGAGTGCCGCGTCAGTGTCGGTGGCAGGAAgaagggcggcggcggcggtggtggtggtggtggaattGGATCGACCACCGCTACCCAAAGCACTCGCCAGGGCAGGAGCTGAAGCGGGAGTGCGATTGTGGATCAGAGACGCCATCCCATTTCTGGCATCACCTGTTCCACCTCTTGCTTCGGTGGCATAGTGAAGCAAGGTGGAAGGGGGTAAAGGCATGGTGAAGGCAGCGGATTGCTGGAGAGGAGTAGGATTGTAGATCTTCTCCTGCTCCTGCAACTCCTGTCCTCTAACTTCCATTAACTTGTGTCGGGGAGAGTAGCGTCGGGTGATGTAACTCACAGGCCTACGGGAGGATGTCTTACACACGACGAACGAGAAGAAGAGCAAGTTGGATCTACGACAAAGGTAGCAGTTGGAAACAAAGTAGACAAGTGTCGATGAGTCGAGGAACGAGGACGGTGAATATTATGGCTAAGAAAGTGGTGCGGAATAGAGATGGCGTTAGAGGAAGTCGTAATATCGGAATGCGGCAGGCGGCAGGCGGCAGGCGGAGGAGCAGCATGTGAACAACGGATGAGGCAAAGGAGAGCAGGAGAGGTGATGGAACAAGACATGCGAGGATTTAAGGGATCAAGAAGAGAATCCATAACCACCGACAGGGTCATGTTTCACCCCTCCCACGCCCTGCAACATGGCCCCACGCTCTATTATTGTTGCTGCTCATTTCCTCGGGTCTACTAGCATCGGTAGGTGTGGTTAGGAGGACTCAATTTATTATTGTTCTTCGCCCGCATCGCAACTTGCAATGTGAGTCTCAAAGGGTGTCAGCTATCTTCTTCTGATCTGATCTGATCTGATCTGATGGGTGGTGGTTCGCCCTTGGCATGGTTGCAGCAGACCTGGTCAGCCAAAAGGGTTTCAAAGGCTGGGGCTGGAGTGGGATTTGCAATGATGGGGCCCTCCCCGACCCAGCAATCTTGTGGCCATGTCAGACTCCCCACTTTAGGGGAGGGCCCACATTCCCTCCTCCTCGTCTCACTTTCTCTTTTACCAGTCAGTACCGGTCGATCTTGTCGTTCTCAGAGAGAGAAAGGGGAAGAGGAACCCTGCTGCGTTGGTGGACGGCCACCGTGCATCATTAATCCGCTTCATCCCCATAAATACGAATACTATGTTGGTTAAACTAAAATACCCGAGCGACACACTTGTTCGAGAATGTCGATGTGATGTATCGTATCACATCATAAAAATGCATCGATCGAGCTTAGCCTTTGATGGATCCAAGGGAATACAGTTGTGCGCCACTAAAAGAGTATATATCCTCTGCTCGATCATTCCGGGCGACATTTTCCTGAAATGATTCTTTCATCCAATGCCACTTGCAGCAAGCGTACTTGAAGTTAATCATGCATGGGGAGGAGCACATGAGAATAGATCCTCATCTTCCACGATCTCGCCAACCTCTTCCCCGTAGCATGTCACCCGGAAGTGGCCTCGCCGGAACAGTTTTATTGGGTGTCCTCGAGTTGACCGATTCGAAGGCCAccgatccatccatccatcatcaccaccaccactatCATATGAGCCGATTCGATGAACTGCCAACTAAGGTGGAGCTGCCATGATACTTGTAAGGTGGAGCTGCCATGATACTTGTACGGGTCgttgctctcttcttcttcttcttcttattttcttaATCATCATGCACGTCTCCATCCGCCCAATTGTAAAGCTGTATCCGACCACCACAAATTCCCTTGCGTCCACACGGATCGATTCAACTTATGTGTTGCATGACTAATTAGCCATATAAACTATCACCTCTTGTCGATGCCTTGCTTATGCAATGCACGACATGCAGCATGAACGTGCCGCCGACTGCTATCACATGCGGCAATACGTTTCGAGAGGCTTTAGCCATTAGGCATGCATTCCTAGTGCGTGCAAAATGCTTTTGTGTGTTTATTATGATGCACATACTTGGGAGTGAGTGAGTTCTTTAAATTGTTGGAGATGGAGTGCCGattatttttattgttattattgtacCGCATAAAGAGCGCTTAACGTAAATTTGATCGTTCATGGTTTTACTGGTTATTCTTGACGTGGGTGTTTCCTTGGCTCGCACATTGCTTCGTTAAATTTCTTTGTTCACGGTAGATTTTATCGGACATGATTCTGGTTTGAATGATGAAGGTAGTAATCCGTAGATGAAGCTAAAGCATTCTGAGCTAGCAAGTCCTCATGGAAAGACAACAGAGACTCATGGCTTGGTAAAGAAGAGCCTTCGAAACACTTTTGTGTTCCCCTCCCTATATGTCCATAGGAAGTTCACCTGTGGGGTAGGGCTGGTAGAGTGAGGAACACAACCTCTCTTTCCTCTCTCCTACTACACTGCGTATCGCTTTACCTGGCACTCTGCGGTGGATACTTTTTCAGGATGGTGAAGCCAGCCTTATTCCATCAGCTAGCTAAAGGGTCAGAATTTTTTGTTGTACTtcgtcgtgtgtgtgtgtgtgtgtgtgtgtgtgtgtgtgacaattttactttttgtttctGCTGTCTCGTAGTTGGAAACCATTAAGAGGTTGTAGTAACATCCGATTGGCATGCACACTCGTCTCAGAAGAAACACGCTGATCGTAGATGTTGATTAGCAGAAGACAGTGATCAAACATTTGATACTAAGGCCTCCGATGATATTAGGTAGGGGTAAAAGGACGGAAAGGAACAAACGAAAGCAAGCATCGAACCATTAGGTCGTTCCACCACCTCATGTTCTTTTAGAAATGGAAAGAAATATTTAAAGGAGAATGAAATGAATTGGCAGATTTCTTTTCCACATGGCTCGCGGCTAGCATTGGCTGCTGCTGTGACTGTTGGAGAACCCTCTCATTCTGACGGTCACCGGGGAGCCATTCCATTCATCAACCCAGCCCACGATGCGAGGCCTTTGTCGCACCCCATTACCGCACGACCCGCATCGACGCAACACTGATCTGCCCACTGCGTTGATAGATTAATCCAGTCTCCGGGCTTCACCTCCACGGAATTTGGCTCCTCGAGCCCATCGAAAGGGAGCGCAAGCCCCCGGCATGCCTCCATGAGGCCAGCATGGTTCCCATCGATGCAGAAGCCGCAAGTGCCGATCATGCTGTGGAAGCTGGCCGAGGCGGATCCATGGCTTGCAGCTTCTCCGAGGCCTGGATTCCCTCCACCCAAGGGGAGTTGGTTCCTGGTGAGGATGGCCCCAAGCTTGCCATCCATGAGATCAAGCCCATCCATAGGGTTGTCGAGCATCAGGTCGTACTTGCACTCCATGAAATCAATGTTCCGACAAGTGTTGGTGAATATTGATTCAAGATGCGGTAATTGCGCCAGAGGGAAGGGTTGGTGGAGGCAGCTGCTGGTTGCTTCTTTGAGCGAGGAGGAAGCAGATGGATGCAACAGGTCGGCCGTCTTTTTAGCACCCGAGCGCTTGTTCTTTCGGCAGCCGCCGCCGACGGGCACATTTCTTAGGGTTCCGCCTTTAGTCCAGTACCTCCTGCATGTTTTGCACAAGTACCTTGGCTGGGAGaggctgtagttgttgtagtagcagaacttggtgtgaGTGGAGTCACATCTGGGACACTTGAGAGCTTGGTCGTGCTGTGGCCGCAGCCTTTCCTCCATGACCGGCGGCGGCCTTGAGCATGACATCACTTCACTGGATGGGGAGGAGGCATCCATCCCGCTGTCTTCCTGAACAACGCCCTGCATTAATTGTGATGATCGTAATCATCTTGAGTCTGTAACGTGTGAATTCTGGTTGCCGAACAACAACCTTCGGACATGCACTTGGGTGTAAAGAGAAATACAAATTTGTGACGGTCACATCGACATGATGATGATCACCAAGTTGAGGAACATGTTTTGCCAAAGTGCTTCTTATCATTCCGGCTAATATAGTGAATGCATTGTGCTTTCCGAATTAGAAGCCAAGAAGTGAAAGCAAGACAAGCAGTGTCATAATTTTTCAGTAATCAGAATTACACAGCGGTTTCGTCgatcatatgaaaaataataagaaaaaggaaTGGAAACATTCATCGATGAAGAGATTATAAACCAGAAAAGGGGTTTTCTCGTTCATGTCACAAACATGGTGATCTAAAACATGCAGCATGGCTTAATGACTTGCCTTTAGCCAGTCGGAGGACTCCATAAAAATTTGCATGGAAGGACTTGCCATTCTCAAAGCGAAGAGGAACTAAAGCAGCCAAGACAATAATAGGTCGAGAAAGAAGAGGTGGAATTAGGTAGTCCAGTTACACGGCTGGGGACGAGCCTGAAGATAAGATCTGCGTGGGAAAGGATTGAGCGAGCGGGAAAATAGGGGCGATGGGGGGCTGGTTTGGGAGGGTCGTAAGGACTAGTATATGAAGGGAGAAAAGATGCGGAGCAGCAGCGACCGAGCTACGCCGCTTGTGGGGACACACCTTGTAGGAGACCCAAGTCCAAAGCTTCTTCCATCGGCTACAAAAGACTCAGCTGCCTACCTCTGGAGGATTTCGGTGTCTCGATAAACGCAAGACCAGagactttgtgtgtgtgtgtttgtgtgcgtATACAATTAATAGAAAAAGTGAGCTCTCACGAGAACGAGAGCAATGATCCAAAGGAATGCAAGGATCTTCCATGCTGTATTCATCTACGCTGCtagatgaaagaaagaaagatccaATTGCAGTTTGTGCTGCTTATGTTGCAGTTTTCACGCATCATCtggagaggaaggcaaccaaaccaaaccaaaccaaaccgaGCATGCGTTCCTCCCTGTCTGCACGTATGTCGTTCGACCTGTGCACAGATTTAGGATTCAGGATGGCGACAACCATCCACTTAATTTTACTTCCTCTGCACGATCCATCAATTAAcatcattatttttcttcttcttatccCTCATCCGCGGGCGTGTTAGACCAATGAGAAATGATTGCAGAAAGCAAATGCTTCGAGATAAGCGAACACCGTCAATCTCATTTCGATCCTTTGTTACGGTTGCCATATCTTCTTCGCTCCGTAAATTACTGCCATCCCATAGCGATACTAACGCTGATGTATACGTATTGCCTTTGCCTCCATGGATTTCGTATCGCTTGGCCGTCGGCTCGAGGAGCTGAGCCGTCAACCATACGGTGGAAGAATCTGAACACATGTCAGAAGGTGTGCGGTGGCAGTAGAATATTTAGGTCATCGGGAAAGACGAGTGGCAAACCGAAAGCTCACTCCACGGCGTGGCCCCACCCCACCTCCCTCTCGTTCTCCCGCGCTAAGTGGACCCCAGACTCCCTTCTTTCTTCTACTTTCTCGCTCTCCACCCACAAGCAAAGAATCGATGCCCTCCTCCCTCCCCCCTCCCTTCCTACGGGACCTTCACGTGACAGGCAGCAGAGCCGGGTCCACTGCCGCTGTTTGCTGTGCACCGATGGAGAAGTGCTTCTATCTGTTGGACCATACCGCGCGCTGCCAACGTCGCGCACATCGAGCTGTCTCGGGCGACGCACGCACGTAGGCGGAAGTCTCGGTCGGCGCATGAAGAGGTCCCGTCGTCGTCCCTTCCCCCTCGCCCGCCATGCCCGTATGGCTGTCTTCTCTTCCGGAGGGATACACCTCGGGGCGATTCAGCCATACTATTCAAGTGCAAGGTCAACCCACAGCCCGAGCTTGAATTGACCCGGTCAACATTAAAGTCCAGGCCCAATTTGATGTCTCGACCAAACCCAGCCCAGATATCAAACTATACCGGGCCTGCTGCATGTTGGCAAACCTTTCATGCACATTATGCATTAATTAAGCCCATGGAGGTCTTGTTTGTTCGTCAGGCTGTTGGCCTAAATGTTTGTACATCAGCCCATGGAGGTCTTGTTTAATCTACCTCCGCCTATATATCTACAGGGGCGGCTAGGGTTTCGCCTACGCGCCGCCGCTCTTGCATCCTTCACCTGCCAGAGAGGAGAGAGGCCGGCGATCTTCGGCCACCAACAAGATGGGGTGAGGGTTCTACCATATGAAAGTTTGTTCTTACCTACATCGTCGTTCTCCGATGCTGTGTTTGACTCGGATCGATCCATGTTGTGTGCCCCTTGTTTGTCGGGAATTCTCGATATGTTCCCTATGAATTTGCTTACCTCCCCCTTCCCATTTTTGTTGGGTTTTTTGTATTGTTTGTATTCAAGACCTTATTATGGAAGCCTGAGAGAACTTTTTGTTGCAGTTTACAGTCAGGATTTTGAACCCGGATCTCTTACTTTCGGTTCTTTAGGTTGTTAGACATATAAGAGACTTAGCGAATACGATGAAATCGGATCGTACTTTATGAAAATAGATTTTGACGAGTTGATGAGCGATGGATTATTCTCGGATTTATGGATGAATGTCGAAAGCTGTATCTTACCTTACTATTCTAAAGACACTTATATTGCAAAGtgcaaatatcaaaaaaatttcatTGTGTTTCCATTTGTTTTGAAATTTAGAGCTGGAACTTGTCAATTCTTGTTCATTTCTGAGTATATGAGTGCAAATTAATTGCCATAGGTCAGATCTCGCGTCTTGTTACGATAATTTTCATGGGAAGCCAATGATGACCGATAAAGGATATTAGGAGTCTATTGTGGAGATCCATTGATTAGCTTCCCATTTGTCTCATGTCTTGTTGTATTCAAGTTTTATTTGGTTGCCTAGCATCTGACGTCTGTCCTTGAACACGAGCTCATGTGAAAGTCAGCATTTTGCATCTTTCATGAAATTGAGTGTCTCTTATATAAACTGTGgatttagcttctttttttttccgaATCATTTCTCTGACGATATGTTTGGAGTCCATAATCAGCTTTAGCTACTGTGTctcatttatgtttttttttcttcttgaatcTGCTAGCGCGACATCTCACTTGTTCATACTGCAAATATGCAGCTTGTAAAAGAAATGCGTTCCTTTTGGTTGTCTTTTGTGTTGTTGACTGCATCCTTACTCTAATTATTGTTTGGACCTCATGTGTTGTAACTGTTACTTCGTTACCTGGCGCTACCTTTCTCAACAGAAGTAGATCCGGAGCTTGTTATCTCTGTGATTTGATCATTTCGGAACGAAGGGCCGTgttattcatttttatttttgttgcaaATAAGAATTCTAGTTATCTTAGACATCGCCATCTGGATTcagtttttattcttttttaagtTAAGAAATATGCTGTTCTAGTTTGAATTTGTGTTACGAGACATGCTATCTGTAGAGATGGAAATTTCTGTCTTTGCTTTTCGGTGTTGCTAGCTGGTTCTCCAGTTTTTGGTGCCTTGACTACTATTATAATTGTAATAGAGATGATAAGAAATATGAACCGAGTAAAAGAACATTTGGAAAACTTGCTTGATCGAACATGAATAATTTATTATCTACATATATATCACAGGAAGACCCGTGGTATGGGAGCTGGGCGTAAGCTCAAAACTCACAGGAGGCGGCAGAGGTGGGCGGACAAAGCATACAAGAAAAGTCATCTCGGGAATGAGTGGAAGAAAAGATGTAAGCTATATGATGGTTAATCAGAAGAGTCAATTCTTTCGTTCTTAATGTTGTGTTGCTCATGTTCGGTTGGAGGATTGACACGAGGCTCTCTGACTCTCGTAGAGGCATCGAAGCCAAGCAGCCCAACTCCGCCATCCGAAAGTGTGCTAGAGTTCAACTGATCAAGAATGGAAAGAAAATTGCAGCCTTTGTTCCGAACGATGGTTGTTTAAATTTCATCGAAGAAAATGTAAGTGGTGGTTTGATTTGTCAAGACTTTTTTTATGTGCGCCAGTGAGCCGTCCAAGGATTGATTTCTTGGTAGCAAAGATACACACCTGCATGCACCAGATATTGCTGCTGCTGGTGTTTGGAGGGTCTCCTTTTGAGCCACCCACAATGATTAAATTTCATGCATTCTCAGCGTCACATCCGCTCTGAACATTTTGCTGTTGATTTGCATTTGTTTTCGCAGGACGAAGTCTTGATCGCTGGTTTTGGACGGAAGGGACACGCGGTGGGTGATATTCCCGGAGTGCGGTTCAAGGTGGTGAAGGTTTCGGGTGTGTCGCTGTTGGCGCTATTcaaggaaaagaaggagaagCCTCGCTCTTAACTTATAATAATTGCTTTACTGGGTTTCCAGATGAATCAGTCAGCCATTTGCTTGACTCGTCATTCAGCACTTTTTCCTAGTCGACGGTGatctgttttctttttttgttttttgtttccagATGGTCAGACATTTGTTTTCATTATTAGCGTTTTAACCACTGAACGAATCACACGGGCTATGCTATTTTTATTGAACCGATGACTTTATATTATGTGTTATGGAGATAATCTGACTCATCGTCCATTCGCTTGCCAAATGTTGCCCACGTGGTGAGCTCCTTTGCCCACGTCAGATTGGCCGAGGCCCCGTTCTGTTCGTGCATTTGGCGTGATCCCGCATAAATGCAACGCAACTGATTCGGAATTATATAATAGGGGGAGTGGAGAGAGAGCGAGTGGGGAGGATGCAAATGTTCATCCtcctccacctctctctctctctgcctcgcCCTCTCTTCGACCCACGGTCTCCTCGAGACTGATGTCAACATTGATCGTTTCTGGGGCGAGGGTTCAAGCGTCGTCAGTCCCTCGTCGTTGTTGTCGGTCTCCCCTGCTTCCTCCGACAAGCCCATGTGATTCTTGATCAACAAGCGTGACGCCATCGCCCTCTGGGCGTACCCTTGTAGCGGCGGGTTTGGATCCTGACTTGGGTTTTGATTCTTGTTTCTCTTTTCCGTGTATCTTTTCGCTTCATGGTCCGATTTTGTCGGATCTTCGCGGACGTCGTTGGACACTGCGATCTGCTTTTCCCTACTTAAAAAGGTTTCTTTAGGTTCAAAACTAGGGTTAAGGTTCTGATGTTGAGGTTCTTGGGCCTGAAATGCGTTTGCAGGTATCGACAGCCATACTAGCTATATACCAGGTGCGACGTACGGAGTGAATTCTGGTGCTTCTAGTTTTCTCTGTTTGATTTATCCTCTGTCATATGGTTTTGTCTTTCCTAGCAACAAAATACAGTGGGTTTCTTGAGAGCATGATTCAGTGATCTCATAAATTTAtgttatgttgcagaaatttctACATATATTGACAAAATATTTTTCGGTTCTACTAAGATGAAAACTCCATGAAGAATGAAGGGAAAAAAGTGCCCAAGTGATGTTTGATAAAATGTGTAAAAAATGTTCATGGGAGTCACTGCTTTTGTGAAATTCTCAAAATTCTTGTTTATATTCTTGTTTCCTTGCCTTTGCTacgtttatattttgattttgattgaaatcccTGTCATCTTCATTATTGAGATCGGTTCGACCAAGGTTGATAAATTCTTTGCTTGTTTGAGAGGGAAATGCACAGCCATGCCCATTTCTTTGCTTGGGCGAAAGCTGGACAACTCTAGAACATTCTAAAAATTATAGAATGAACGCATGGCAGATAGGAACAAAACATAACGTTGAGGGTATTTTAGAAACAGCGAATGTGTCAACAATATGAATTTGTATGGACTTGTAGGAGCTTTATtcattcctttttctttctttataatgtatgtatacactattgacggaAGCTGCATGGAGGTTGCAATGTGTTTCTTTTCTTGAAATGGACttgagtaaatgcaaacttgattTCAAGGCCTTAAATTGTAGGTG
Protein-coding sequences here:
- the LOC103976630 gene encoding dof zinc finger protein DOF5.6; translation: MASPSMQIFMESSDWLKGVVQEDSGMDASSPSSEVMSCSRPPPVMEERLRPQHDQALKCPRCDSTHTKFCYYNNYSLSQPRYLCKTCRRYWTKGGTLRNVPVGGGCRKNKRSGAKKTADLLHPSASSSLKEATSSCLHQPFPLAQLPHLESIFTNTCRNIDFMECKYDLMLDNPMDGLDLMDGKLGAILTRNQLPLGGGNPGLGEAASHGSASASFHSMIGTCGFCIDGNHAGLMEACRGLALPFDGLEEPNSVEVKPGDWINLSTQWADQCCVDAGRAVMGCDKGLASWAGLMNGMAPR
- the LOC103976806 gene encoding zinc-finger homeodomain protein 2-like, whose amino-acid sequence is MEVRGQELQEQEKIYNPTPLQQSAAFTMPLPPSTLLHYATEARGGTGDARNGMASLIHNRTPASAPALASALGSGGRSNSTTTTTAAAALLPATDTDAALRYRECLRNHAASLGGHILDGCCEFMPRSDDALKCAACGCHRSFHRRDTDMNSPLRDLQNGTHGRVPLLLPPHHLSLPSTGHDHNLKLFGSAGILLHTGASVGAATESSTEELMLGTVPQQRFTVSKKRFRTKFTAEQKERMMAFAEKVGWRMQKQHEGAVEQFCGEVGVSRQVLKVWMHNNKNALRKQQQQEEEEEEEEEEEEVEEQQQHHHEMPEA
- the LOC135606315 gene encoding small ribosomal subunit protein uS12-like, yielding MGKTRGMGAGRKLKTHRRRQRWADKAYKKSHLGNEWKKRCIEAKQPNSAIRKCARVQLIKNGKKIAAFVPNDGCLNFIEENDEVLIAGFGRKGHAVGDIPGVRFKVVKVSGVSLLALFKEKKEKPRS